A section of the Streptomyces sp. NBC_00178 genome encodes:
- a CDS encoding carboxypeptidase regulatory-like domain-containing protein, translating into MGVLGLQVPAAGSAGAAPAVDARVTYEASCGVAKPGDATCYSLRRTDVKETKGLRPASDAPAGFGATDLRSAYNLPDNGGAGQTIAVVDAFDSPTAESDLAVYREQFGLPECTTANGCFTKVDQRGGTNYPAPDPGWAGEISLDLDMVSAAAPNAHILLVEADDASFESLGAAVNQAVALGAKFVSNSYGTDYRGGGGEDPAETTEYDAYYNHPGVAVVASTGDYGYGVSYPAASQYVTAAGGTALHRDTGTERGWTESVWDGAGSGCSLYEPKPAFQKDTGCANRSLSDVSAVSDPATGVSVYQTYGGGGWAVYGGTSAASPLIAATYAVAGTPVAGTYPNAYPYAGNGAGLNDVTGGSNGSCTPNYLCEGATGYDGPTGLGTPNGAEAFRSGPHGEVSGKVTDAGTGKALAGATVTVGDNLAKSGSDGSYELNVPAGTYDIAVDAYGYRTATVSSVEVADGAALTKDFALTAVPSQTVSGKVTDGSGHGWPLYARVSVEGVPGAPVWTDPATGSFDLSLPENHGYTLNIASATRGYSAVSEKISVDDEPVTANIAVKANAFGDTAPGYTVKDTGKTEPFDSTTTAPDGWKIVNATDSGWQFDDPGARSNTTGGSGAFAIADSDNAGSGSTTDTQLISPSYSFAADSHPVATFATDYLASGGQEAAVDASDDGGETWKTVWSTVSSTDGPSKITVPLDEYAGSPDVVLRFHFVGFFGWWWKIDDVFIGERTLKATPGGLLVGDVTDANTGLGVTGAAVTSDDKPSVTTTTVATPDDPEVSEGFYSLFTPDLGKHGMTASKSRYTKQSKTVRTAADGAVSTGFTLTAGRLSVTPQAVDKTVAWGAQATQKITVKNTGGAPATLKMSEQAGKYQPQDRKQGAPLQKIKGTYPTGPSKAPAGSAAKAAPAAAPSDGTWQTAPNLPQAAMSNIAAVNDGTVYSGFGFGGSGVLSDLYALNTETGAWSKKASATDGREGPSAGFIDGKLYVVGGWQSTGIPDPKLEVYDPESDSWTTGASNPHAFAGAGAAVLDGKLYVIGGCTDACGSKNGSVYDPGSDSWSQIADYPETVAWQSCGAIGGRLYCAGGTSGQTTLKHAYSYDPDTDSWSQVADMPVAAWGASYAAANGQLVSTGGVSDNALTNQSFAFDPASDVWTALPNANVATYRGAGALGFYKVGGGDAPNRPSTHAEYLPGYDQDGTGDVSWLSESTQELTFQPGASATFTVSLDASAPEITQPGTYRASLAFRTDTPYGGWKLPVSLTVNPPKTWGKITGTILGKAANGTTAPIAGATVEIDSWASAYTLRTAADGTYALWLDTRNNPLTVIAAKDGYAPATATVKLVKGGTVTGNFTLRKQ; encoded by the coding sequence ATAGGCGTCCTGGGTCTGCAGGTTCCGGCCGCCGGCTCCGCCGGTGCGGCGCCCGCCGTCGACGCCCGCGTGACGTACGAGGCGAGTTGCGGCGTGGCGAAGCCGGGTGACGCCACCTGCTATTCGCTGCGCCGCACGGACGTCAAGGAGACCAAGGGGCTGAGGCCGGCCTCGGACGCTCCCGCCGGTTTCGGAGCGACGGACCTGCGCAGTGCCTACAACCTTCCGGACAACGGCGGGGCGGGCCAGACCATCGCCGTCGTCGACGCGTTCGACAGCCCGACCGCGGAGAGCGACCTCGCGGTGTACCGCGAGCAGTTCGGCCTGCCGGAGTGCACCACGGCGAACGGCTGCTTCACCAAGGTGGACCAGCGCGGCGGCACGAACTACCCCGCCCCTGACCCGGGTTGGGCGGGCGAGATCTCGCTCGACCTCGACATGGTGTCGGCAGCGGCTCCCAACGCGCACATCCTGCTCGTCGAGGCCGACGACGCGAGCTTCGAGAGCCTCGGCGCCGCGGTCAACCAGGCGGTCGCGCTCGGCGCCAAGTTCGTGTCCAACTCCTACGGCACCGACTACCGCGGTGGCGGCGGCGAGGACCCGGCCGAGACGACCGAGTACGACGCCTACTACAACCACCCGGGTGTGGCCGTCGTCGCCTCGACCGGTGACTACGGCTACGGGGTCAGCTACCCGGCCGCGTCGCAGTACGTCACCGCGGCCGGCGGCACCGCGCTGCACCGCGACACGGGCACGGAGCGCGGCTGGACCGAGAGCGTCTGGGACGGCGCCGGCTCGGGCTGCTCCCTCTACGAGCCGAAGCCCGCGTTCCAGAAGGACACGGGCTGCGCCAACCGCTCCCTGTCCGACGTCTCCGCGGTCTCCGACCCGGCGACCGGTGTATCGGTCTACCAGACGTACGGCGGTGGCGGCTGGGCGGTCTACGGCGGCACGAGCGCCGCGTCGCCGCTGATCGCCGCGACGTACGCGGTCGCCGGCACCCCCGTCGCCGGCACGTACCCGAACGCGTACCCCTACGCCGGAAACGGCGCGGGGCTCAACGACGTGACGGGCGGCAGCAACGGATCCTGCACCCCGAACTACCTGTGCGAAGGCGCCACGGGTTACGACGGCCCGACCGGGCTCGGCACGCCGAACGGCGCGGAGGCGTTCCGCAGCGGTCCGCACGGTGAGGTGTCCGGGAAGGTCACGGACGCCGGCACGGGCAAGGCACTCGCCGGTGCGACCGTCACGGTCGGCGACAACCTCGCGAAGTCGGGCTCGGACGGCTCCTACGAGCTGAACGTCCCGGCGGGCACGTACGACATCGCCGTCGACGCGTACGGCTACAGGACGGCGACGGTCTCCTCGGTCGAGGTCGCCGACGGCGCGGCGCTGACGAAGGACTTCGCGCTCACCGCGGTCCCGAGCCAGACGGTCTCGGGCAAGGTGACGGACGGCAGTGGCCACGGCTGGCCGCTGTACGCGCGGGTCTCCGTCGAGGGCGTCCCGGGTGCCCCGGTCTGGACGGACCCGGCCACGGGTTCCTTCGACCTGTCGCTGCCCGAGAACCACGGCTACACCCTGAACATCGCCTCGGCCACCCGCGGATACAGCGCCGTGAGCGAGAAGATCTCCGTGGACGACGAGCCGGTCACCGCGAACATCGCGGTGAAGGCGAACGCCTTCGGGGACACGGCACCCGGTTACACGGTCAAGGACACGGGCAAGACGGAGCCGTTCGACTCCACCACCACGGCCCCCGACGGCTGGAAGATCGTCAACGCGACCGACTCCGGCTGGCAGTTCGACGACCCGGGCGCGCGGAGCAACACGACCGGCGGCTCCGGGGCCTTCGCCATCGCCGACAGCGACAACGCGGGCTCCGGCTCGACCACGGACACCCAGCTGATCAGCCCCTCGTACAGCTTCGCGGCCGACAGCCACCCGGTGGCGACCTTCGCCACCGACTACCTGGCGTCGGGCGGCCAGGAGGCCGCCGTCGACGCGTCCGACGACGGCGGCGAGACCTGGAAGACCGTCTGGTCCACCGTCTCCTCGACCGACGGCCCCTCGAAGATCACCGTCCCGCTGGACGAGTACGCGGGCTCCCCGGACGTCGTCCTGCGCTTCCACTTCGTCGGATTCTTCGGCTGGTGGTGGAAGATCGACGACGTCTTCATCGGAGAGCGCACCCTGAAGGCGACCCCCGGAGGCCTGCTCGTCGGTGACGTGACGGACGCCAACACCGGCCTGGGTGTGACGGGTGCCGCCGTGACCAGCGACGACAAGCCGAGCGTGACGACCACGACCGTCGCCACGCCGGACGACCCGGAGGTGTCCGAGGGCTTCTACTCGCTCTTCACGCCCGACCTCGGCAAGCACGGCATGACCGCGTCCAAGAGCCGCTACACCAAGCAGTCGAAGACCGTGAGGACGGCGGCCGACGGTGCGGTGTCCACCGGCTTCACCCTCACGGCCGGCCGGCTGAGCGTGACCCCGCAGGCCGTGGACAAGACGGTCGCCTGGGGCGCGCAGGCCACCCAGAAGATCACCGTCAAGAACACCGGCGGTGCGCCCGCCACGCTCAAGATGTCCGAGCAGGCCGGCAAGTACCAGCCCCAGGACCGGAAGCAGGGCGCTCCGCTCCAGAAGATCAAGGGCACGTACCCGACCGGACCGAGCAAGGCACCGGCCGGTTCCGCGGCCAAGGCCGCTCCCGCGGCCGCGCCGTCGGACGGCACGTGGCAGACCGCTCCCAACCTGCCGCAGGCGGCCATGAGCAACATCGCCGCCGTGAACGACGGCACGGTGTACTCGGGATTCGGCTTCGGCGGATCCGGTGTCCTGAGCGACCTCTACGCCCTGAACACGGAGACCGGAGCCTGGTCGAAGAAGGCGTCCGCGACCGACGGCCGTGAGGGCCCCTCGGCCGGATTCATCGACGGCAAGCTCTACGTCGTCGGCGGCTGGCAGTCGACCGGGATCCCCGACCCGAAGCTGGAGGTGTACGACCCCGAGTCGGACAGCTGGACGACCGGAGCCTCCAACCCGCACGCCTTCGCGGGCGCCGGCGCGGCGGTCCTCGACGGCAAGCTGTACGTGATCGGCGGCTGCACCGACGCCTGCGGCAGCAAGAACGGCAGCGTGTACGACCCGGGCAGCGACAGCTGGTCGCAGATCGCGGACTATCCCGAGACCGTGGCCTGGCAGTCCTGCGGCGCCATCGGCGGCAGGCTGTACTGCGCCGGTGGAACCTCGGGCCAGACCACGCTCAAGCACGCCTACTCCTACGACCCGGACACCGACAGCTGGAGCCAGGTCGCGGACATGCCGGTCGCGGCATGGGGCGCCTCGTACGCCGCGGCCAACGGTCAGCTCGTATCCACCGGTGGTGTCAGTGACAACGCGCTGACCAACCAGAGCTTCGCGTTCGACCCGGCCTCCGACGTGTGGACGGCCCTGCCGAACGCGAATGTCGCCACGTACCGCGGCGCCGGCGCCCTCGGCTTCTACAAGGTCGGTGGCGGTGACGCCCCGAACAGGCCCTCCACCCACGCCGAGTACCTCCCGGGCTACGACCAGGACGGCACCGGCGACGTCTCCTGGCTCAGCGAGAGCACCCAGGAACTGACCTTCCAGCCGGGCGCCAGCGCGACGTTCACGGTCTCGCTCGACGCCTCGGCGCCCGAGATCACCCAGCCCGGCACCTACCGCGCGTCGCTGGCGTTCCGCACGGACACGCCGTACGGCGGGTGGAAGCTCCCCGTGTCGCTGACCGTGAACCCGCCGAAGACGTGGGGCAAGATCACGGGCACGATCCTCGGCAAGGCGGCGAACGGGACCACGGCCCCGATCGCGGGTGCGACCGTCGAGATCGACAGCTGGGCGTCCGCCTACACCCTGCGCACGGCTGCCGACGGCACCTACGCGCTGTGGCTGGACACCCGCAACAACCCGCTCACCGTCATCGCGGCCAAGGACGGCTACGCGCCGGCCACGGCCACGGTGAAGCTCGTCAAGGGCGGCACGGTGACCGGTAACTTCACCCTCAGGAAGCAGTAG
- a CDS encoding phosphoribosyltransferase family protein, whose amino-acid sequence MLFTDRTDAGRRLGEALRHLERRDPVVLGLPRGGVPVAYEVARILDAPLDVIVVRKLGVPHHPELGFGAIGEGGVRVISDEIVRHAGVREAEVSSVERAEETELLRRAGAYRAGRTRIPLRGRAVVVVDDGVATGATARAACQVVRAQGAAYVALAVPVASSDVAARLGGDVDEIVCLSTPALFSAVGEWYGDFSQTSDEEVVALLSRAPADGVTAESVEVDAGGVPLTGDLVLPSGAGAVVVFAHGSGSSRLSPRNRAVATALNRAGLGTLLFDLLTPGEEVYRANVFDIGLLSARLSDTTRWLRNRVALPVGSFGASTGAAAALRAAAAPDSGIGAVVSRGGRPDLAGVDLSGVRAPTLLIVGGEDTTVIDLNRQARAALFCENRLEIVPGATHLFEEPGALDLVADLARNWFTAHLLPPG is encoded by the coding sequence GTGCTGTTCACCGACCGCACGGACGCCGGGCGACGACTGGGCGAGGCCCTGCGGCACCTGGAGCGGCGCGACCCCGTCGTACTGGGGCTGCCACGCGGCGGCGTCCCCGTGGCGTACGAGGTGGCCCGGATCCTGGATGCGCCGCTCGACGTGATCGTGGTCCGCAAGCTCGGCGTGCCGCACCACCCGGAGCTGGGCTTCGGCGCGATCGGCGAGGGCGGGGTGCGGGTCATCAGCGACGAGATCGTGCGGCACGCCGGTGTGCGGGAGGCGGAGGTCTCGTCCGTCGAACGCGCCGAGGAGACTGAGCTGCTGCGGCGGGCGGGTGCGTACCGGGCGGGCAGGACGCGCATCCCCTTGCGGGGCCGCGCGGTGGTCGTGGTGGACGACGGCGTCGCCACCGGCGCCACCGCGAGGGCGGCCTGCCAGGTCGTCCGGGCGCAGGGGGCCGCGTACGTCGCGCTGGCCGTGCCCGTGGCGTCCTCGGACGTGGCCGCGCGCCTCGGTGGGGACGTGGACGAGATCGTGTGCCTGTCCACGCCGGCCCTCTTCTCCGCGGTGGGCGAGTGGTACGGGGACTTCTCGCAGACCTCCGACGAGGAGGTCGTCGCCCTGCTGTCCCGCGCGCCCGCGGACGGTGTGACGGCCGAGAGCGTCGAGGTGGACGCGGGCGGGGTTCCGCTGACGGGCGACCTGGTGCTCCCCTCGGGCGCCGGGGCCGTCGTGGTGTTCGCCCACGGTTCCGGCAGCAGCCGTCTCAGCCCGCGCAACCGCGCCGTGGCGACGGCTCTGAACCGCGCCGGTCTGGGCACGCTTCTCTTCGACCTGCTCACCCCGGGCGAGGAGGTCTACCGGGCCAACGTCTTCGACATCGGCCTGCTGTCCGCACGGTTGTCGGACACCACCCGCTGGCTGCGGAACCGGGTGGCCCTGCCGGTCGGCTCGTTCGGCGCCAGCACCGGGGCGGCGGCGGCACTGCGGGCCGCGGCCGCCCCGGACTCGGGGATCGGTGCGGTGGTCTCGCGCGGCGGCCGGCCGGACCTGGCAGGCGTGGACCTCTCCGGGGTGCGTGCGCCGACGCTGCTCATCGTCGGGGGCGAGGACACCACGGTGATCGACCTGAACCGGCAGGCCCGGGCGGCGCTGTTCTGCGAGAACCGGCTGGAGATCGTTCCGGGCGCCACCCACCTCTTCGAGGAGCCGGGAGCCCTGGACCTCGTCGCCGACCTCGCGCGGAACTGGTTCACCGCCCACCTCCTGCCGCCGGGCTGA
- a CDS encoding GNAT family N-acetyltransferase, with product MRVRLMTGGLLPAYADGIRRVYAEVFSAPPWNEDPAAAGPYVERLMTDALRPGFTAALALDPAPGTPPRGTEGPGSGDEVGGFATAWTTPGVFPTDRSYGDVGRALGPERVSALLCGALEVDELAVSPAARGAGLGAALLTAVTAAAPDGRCWLLTSVHAEATLRFYRRAGWRRVPATVPGRAGLTVLLGPGHPGADGFAHR from the coding sequence ATGCGGGTCCGGTTGATGACGGGCGGGCTCCTTCCCGCGTACGCCGACGGGATCCGGCGGGTGTACGCCGAGGTGTTCTCGGCGCCGCCGTGGAACGAGGACCCCGCGGCGGCCGGACCGTACGTCGAGCGGCTCATGACGGACGCCCTGCGTCCCGGTTTCACCGCGGCACTGGCCCTGGATCCCGCCCCGGGCACGCCACCTCGCGGAACGGAAGGCCCGGGCTCCGGCGACGAGGTGGGCGGCTTCGCCACCGCGTGGACCACGCCCGGGGTGTTCCCCACCGACCGCAGTTACGGCGATGTCGGCCGGGCACTGGGCCCGGAGCGCGTCTCGGCCTTGCTGTGCGGGGCGCTGGAGGTCGACGAACTGGCGGTCTCCCCGGCCGCACGCGGCGCCGGTCTGGGCGCAGCCCTGCTGACGGCCGTGACGGCCGCCGCGCCGGACGGACGGTGCTGGCTGCTGACCTCCGTGCACGCGGAGGCGACGCTTCGCTTCTACCGGCGGGCGGGCTGGCGCCGGGTCCCGGCGACCGTACCGGGAAGGGCGGGGCTCACGGTCCTGCTCGGGCCCGGGCACCCGGGGGCCGACGGGTTCGCGCACCGGTGA
- a CDS encoding sugar ABC transporter ATP-binding protein has product MNQSAPDPAPVLALKGVSKSFGAVRALQDVSLQLFPGEAHALAGENGAGKSTLIKALAGVHRPDGGEVLLDGEPVVFHGPADARDAGIAVIYQEPTLFPDLSIAENIFMGRQPRRTLGRIDRRAVHETTAALMRRLGVDLAPDRPARGLSIADQQIVEIAKALSFDARVLIMDEPTAALTGSETARLFSVVRALRSEGAAVLFISHRLDEIFELCQRVTTLRDGRWISSEPLEGLTEDDLVRRMVGRDLDDLYPKQDAEVGEVALSVHRLTREGVFRDVSFDVRRGEIVALAGLVGAGRTEVAQAVFGVDRADAGEVKVGGTVLRPGSPTAAMDAGLALVPEDRRQRGLVMDMSIERNIGLTGLGEVRKRGLVSRALEHDRAADWAVRLQLKYNRLADTVGVLSGGNQQKVVLAKWLATGPAVLIVDEPTRGIDVGTKAEVHRLLSSLAADGLAVLMISSDLPEVIGMADRVLVMHEGRLVAEIPRESATEESVMAAATGRNERAAA; this is encoded by the coding sequence ATGAACCAGTCCGCCCCGGACCCGGCCCCGGTCCTGGCCCTGAAGGGCGTGAGCAAGTCCTTCGGTGCCGTACGGGCCCTGCAGGACGTCTCCCTGCAGTTGTTCCCCGGCGAGGCCCACGCGCTCGCGGGCGAGAACGGCGCAGGCAAGTCGACCCTGATCAAGGCCCTCGCCGGCGTGCACAGGCCGGACGGCGGCGAGGTGCTCCTCGACGGGGAGCCCGTCGTCTTCCACGGCCCGGCCGACGCGCGTGACGCCGGCATCGCCGTCATCTACCAGGAGCCGACGCTCTTCCCCGACCTGTCCATCGCCGAGAACATCTTCATGGGCCGCCAGCCCCGGCGGACACTGGGCCGGATCGACCGCAGGGCCGTTCACGAGACCACCGCGGCACTGATGCGCAGGCTCGGCGTCGATCTGGCGCCGGACCGGCCGGCCCGCGGCCTGTCGATCGCCGACCAGCAGATCGTCGAGATCGCCAAGGCCCTCTCGTTCGACGCCCGCGTCCTGATCATGGACGAACCGACCGCCGCCCTCACCGGCAGCGAGACCGCGCGGCTCTTCTCCGTCGTCCGCGCGCTGCGGTCCGAGGGCGCGGCGGTGCTGTTCATCTCGCACCGCCTCGACGAGATCTTCGAGCTGTGCCAGCGCGTCACGACCCTGCGCGACGGACGGTGGATCTCCTCCGAGCCGCTGGAAGGGCTCACCGAGGACGACCTGGTCCGCAGGATGGTCGGCCGCGACCTCGACGACCTCTATCCCAAGCAGGACGCCGAGGTCGGCGAGGTCGCCCTGTCGGTGCACCGGCTGACCCGGGAAGGCGTCTTCCGTGACGTGTCGTTCGACGTCCGCCGCGGCGAGATAGTGGCGCTCGCCGGGCTCGTCGGCGCCGGACGCACGGAGGTCGCCCAGGCGGTCTTCGGCGTCGACCGCGCCGACGCCGGCGAGGTGAAGGTGGGCGGCACGGTGCTGCGCCCCGGTTCGCCCACGGCCGCGATGGACGCCGGTCTGGCGCTCGTACCCGAGGACCGGCGGCAGCGCGGACTGGTCATGGATATGTCCATCGAGCGCAACATCGGCCTCACCGGCCTGGGCGAGGTCCGCAAGCGCGGGCTCGTCAGCCGGGCGCTGGAGCACGACCGGGCCGCCGACTGGGCGGTGCGCCTCCAGCTCAAGTACAACCGGCTGGCCGACACCGTGGGCGTGCTGTCCGGCGGCAACCAGCAGAAGGTCGTGCTGGCCAAGTGGCTGGCGACCGGCCCCGCCGTCCTGATCGTCGACGAACCGACCCGCGGGATCGACGTCGGCACCAAGGCCGAGGTCCACCGGCTGCTGTCCTCGCTCGCGGCGGACGGCCTCGCCGTCCTGATGATCTCCTCCGACCTCCCCGAGGTCATCGGCATGGCCGACCGCGTGCTCGTGATGCACGAGGGCCGGCTCGTCGCGGAGATCCCGCGGGAGAGCGCCACCGAGGAGTCGGTCATGGCGGCGGCCACCGGACGCAACGAGAGGGCAGCGGCATGA
- a CDS encoding ABC transporter permease, which translates to MTTTIGSPPDLAKAPERSAASLVDAVFRAREISIAGALVLLILGTYLANPRFLSDQGIKDLLLNASILVLLAVGQSAVVITRNIDLSVGSVVGLSAFACGKFVAGSDHGVVTVMLLGIAIGVVCGLVSGALVSFGRVPALVVTLGMLYIIQGVDYWWAQGEQISASDVPEAVLGLGSGSVLGIPYLPLLAVVLLAATAYFLRSYRSGRELYAIGSSPEAARLAGIPIRRRVLAAYAFSGAVAGFAGALWLARFGTVVADNAHGWELTVVSAVVVGGVAITGGTGTVWGSALGALLLTTIGSVLVVLKVDSFWQGAITGALLLLAISVDRIVNLRMTAALRKRSARHDHGA; encoded by the coding sequence ATGACCACCACCATCGGGAGCCCCCCGGACCTCGCGAAGGCACCGGAGCGCAGCGCCGCCTCGCTCGTGGACGCGGTCTTCCGGGCGCGCGAGATCTCCATCGCGGGCGCGCTCGTCCTGCTGATCCTCGGCACCTACCTCGCCAACCCGCGCTTCCTCTCCGACCAGGGCATCAAGGACCTCCTGCTCAACGCATCGATCCTGGTGCTCCTGGCGGTCGGCCAGTCCGCCGTGGTGATCACGCGGAACATCGACCTGTCCGTCGGCTCCGTCGTCGGCCTCTCCGCCTTCGCCTGCGGCAAGTTCGTGGCGGGCAGTGACCACGGGGTGGTGACGGTGATGCTGCTGGGCATCGCCATCGGGGTGGTCTGCGGGCTCGTCTCCGGCGCCCTCGTCAGCTTCGGCAGGGTACCGGCGCTCGTCGTGACCCTGGGCATGCTCTACATCATCCAGGGCGTCGACTACTGGTGGGCACAGGGCGAGCAGATCAGCGCCTCCGACGTGCCGGAGGCCGTCCTGGGGCTCGGCAGCGGCAGCGTGCTCGGCATCCCGTACCTTCCGCTGCTCGCGGTGGTCCTGCTCGCCGCGACGGCGTACTTCCTGCGCAGCTACCGCTCGGGGCGCGAGCTCTACGCGATCGGGTCGAGCCCCGAGGCGGCCCGGCTGGCCGGCATCCCGATCCGCCGCCGCGTGCTCGCCGCCTACGCCTTCTCCGGGGCGGTCGCGGGCTTCGCCGGTGCCCTGTGGCTGGCCCGCTTCGGCACCGTCGTCGCGGACAACGCGCACGGCTGGGAGCTGACCGTCGTCAGCGCCGTCGTCGTCGGCGGTGTCGCGATCACCGGCGGCACGGGCACCGTCTGGGGCTCCGCGCTCGGCGCCCTGCTGCTCACCACCATCGGCAGCGTCCTGGTCGTGCTGAAGGTGGACTCCTTCTGGCAGGGCGCCATCACCGGCGCGCTCCTGCTGCTGGCCATCAGCGTCGACCGGATCGTGAACCTGCGGATGACCGCCGCACTGAGGAAGAGGAGCGCCCGTCATGACCACGGCGCCTGA
- a CDS encoding ABC transporter permease has product MTTAPETKKAPAARASLVRGLALRWDTAVGVLLVAVLVVGLGTTEGFGSGENLAFAFNDIAEVALIALPMTLLVVAGQVDLSVASMLGLGSALTGALWEAGWAFEMIVPVVLLVGVVGGLLNGWLVTRVGLPSLAVTIGTLALYRGLASVALGSDAVTDFPQTYADWAVDTTTVPGTFLTYPVVLFAVLAVITAVVLHATGLGRSLFAIGAQEEAAYFAGIRVKRIKLLLFVVTGLFSAFAGVVFTLRYGSARADNGLGFEMLVIASVLLGGIDFDGGKGTLFGAVAGVLLIGVLKNLLTLNDIANEVQVIVTGLLLVASVLTPRVIAAVVERRHRRAANTPSPQP; this is encoded by the coding sequence ATGACCACGGCGCCTGAGACAAAGAAGGCTCCCGCCGCGCGGGCCTCGCTCGTACGCGGTCTGGCGCTGCGCTGGGACACCGCCGTCGGAGTCCTGCTGGTGGCGGTCCTCGTCGTCGGGCTGGGCACCACGGAGGGTTTCGGCTCCGGCGAGAACCTCGCGTTCGCGTTCAACGACATCGCCGAAGTCGCCCTCATCGCCCTGCCGATGACCCTCCTCGTCGTCGCCGGGCAGGTCGACCTGTCGGTGGCGTCCATGCTGGGCCTGGGCAGTGCGCTGACGGGCGCGCTGTGGGAGGCGGGCTGGGCGTTCGAGATGATCGTGCCGGTGGTGCTCCTGGTGGGCGTCGTCGGAGGCCTGCTCAACGGCTGGCTCGTCACCAGGGTGGGACTGCCCTCGCTGGCGGTCACCATCGGGACGCTGGCCCTGTACCGGGGTCTCGCCTCGGTGGCGCTCGGCAGCGACGCGGTGACGGACTTCCCGCAGACGTACGCGGACTGGGCCGTCGACACGACGACGGTCCCCGGAACCTTCCTCACCTATCCGGTGGTGCTGTTCGCCGTCCTGGCCGTGATCACGGCCGTCGTGCTGCACGCCACGGGGCTCGGCCGCTCGCTCTTCGCGATCGGCGCGCAGGAGGAGGCCGCGTACTTCGCGGGCATCCGGGTCAAGCGGATCAAGCTGCTGCTCTTCGTGGTGACGGGGCTGTTCTCCGCCTTCGCGGGGGTCGTCTTCACCCTCCGCTACGGAAGTGCCCGGGCGGACAACGGACTCGGCTTCGAGATGCTCGTCATCGCCTCGGTGCTGCTCGGCGGTATCGACTTCGACGGCGGGAAGGGCACGCTCTTCGGCGCGGTCGCCGGTGTCCTGCTGATCGGTGTGCTGAAGAACCTGCTCACGCTCAACGACATCGCCAACGAGGTGCAGGTCATCGTGACCGGGCTGCTGCTCGTGGCGTCCGTCCTCACTCCGCGGGTCATCGCCGCGGTCGTCGAACGCCGGCACAGGCGTGCCGCGAACACCCCTTCGCCGCAGCCGTAG
- the rhaS gene encoding rhamnose ABC transporter substrate-binding protein, translating into MMLRNAAGRRAVATAATAVSLAIALTACSGTTKDSKDSGGAKAGSSAKADPDAPLKKGLKLAFLPKQINNPYEKIVDEAGIAAAKEYGGTGKEVGPSDANASSQVSYINTLIQQRQDAILVAANDPNAVCGPLKQAMKKDIKVVAYDSDTAKDCRQLFINQASSEEIGRSLVQHLGEQIGYKGKIAILSATQNATNQNTWIEFMKEELKLPKYKDMQLVKVAYGDDADQKSFQQTQGLMQAYPDLKGIISPTTVGIAAAARYLSDSSYKGKVVLNGLGTPNQMRKYVKDGTVEQFSLWNPEELGYLGSYAAAALASGQITGAEGEKFKAGKLGEYTVGKDGEVILGEPTVFDAKNIDTFDF; encoded by the coding sequence ATGATGCTCCGCAATGCCGCTGGGCGCCGCGCCGTCGCGACCGCAGCCACCGCCGTCTCCCTGGCCATCGCCCTGACCGCCTGTTCCGGCACCACGAAGGACAGCAAGGACAGCGGCGGCGCGAAGGCCGGCAGCTCCGCGAAGGCCGACCCGGACGCCCCGCTGAAGAAGGGGCTCAAGCTCGCCTTCCTGCCGAAGCAGATCAACAACCCGTACGAGAAGATCGTCGACGAGGCGGGTATCGCCGCGGCGAAGGAGTACGGCGGCACGGGCAAGGAGGTCGGTCCGTCCGACGCGAACGCCTCCTCGCAGGTCTCCTACATCAACACCCTCATCCAGCAGCGCCAGGACGCCATCCTCGTCGCGGCGAACGACCCGAACGCGGTGTGCGGCCCGCTCAAGCAGGCCATGAAGAAGGACATCAAGGTCGTCGCCTACGACTCGGACACGGCGAAGGACTGCCGCCAGCTCTTCATCAACCAGGCCAGCTCGGAGGAGATCGGCCGCAGCCTGGTCCAGCACCTGGGCGAGCAGATCGGCTACAAGGGCAAGATCGCGATCCTGTCCGCGACGCAGAACGCGACGAACCAGAACACCTGGATCGAGTTCATGAAGGAGGAGCTGAAGCTCCCGAAGTACAAGGACATGCAGCTGGTGAAGGTCGCGTACGGCGACGACGCCGACCAGAAGTCCTTCCAGCAGACCCAGGGCCTCATGCAGGCCTACCCGGACCTCAAGGGCATCATCTCCCCCACCACGGTGGGCATCGCCGCCGCCGCGCGCTACCTGAGCGACTCGTCGTACAAGGGCAAGGTCGTCCTCAACGGCCTCGGTACGCCGAACCAGATGCGCAAGTACGTCAAGGACGGCACGGTCGAGCAGTTCTCGCTGTGGAACCCGGAAGAGCTCGGCTACCTCGGCTCCTACGCGGCCGCGGCCCTGGCCTCGGGGCAGATCACCGGCGCCGAGGGCGAGAAGTTCAAGGCGGGCAAGCTCGGTGAGTACACCGTCGGCAAGGACGGTGAGGTCATCCTCGGCGAACCGACCGTCTTCGACGCCAAGAACATCGACACGTTCGACTTCTGA